In one Kitasatospora cineracea genomic region, the following are encoded:
- a CDS encoding DsbA family oxidoreductase, with protein sequence MKVEIYSDIACPWCYVGKRRFEQALGQFEGKDGVEVVYRPYQLVPDAPEQARPHREWLAERYGPQSLAMDARITEVGRSVGIDYDFDAALEVNTLRAHRLLHLAETEYGPAVQAALKERLLKAHFSEGVNVGDPDALADLAAETGIDRDRAAAYLAGREGEDETLAALAEARAIGVTAVPTFVFEGKWAVQGGQEAETFLQVLRQVEAETAQRITPLAPAADTCEDGSCAV encoded by the coding sequence ATGAAGGTCGAAATCTACTCGGACATCGCCTGCCCCTGGTGCTACGTCGGCAAGCGGCGCTTCGAGCAGGCGCTCGGGCAGTTCGAGGGCAAGGACGGCGTCGAGGTGGTCTACCGCCCCTACCAGCTCGTCCCCGACGCCCCCGAGCAGGCCCGCCCGCACCGCGAGTGGCTCGCCGAGCGCTACGGGCCGCAGTCCCTCGCCATGGACGCCCGGATCACCGAGGTCGGCAGGAGCGTCGGCATCGACTACGACTTCGACGCCGCGCTCGAGGTCAACACCCTGCGCGCGCACCGCCTGCTGCACCTCGCCGAGACCGAGTACGGCCCCGCCGTCCAGGCCGCCCTCAAGGAGCGCCTGCTCAAGGCCCACTTCTCCGAGGGCGTGAACGTCGGCGACCCCGACGCGCTGGCCGACCTCGCCGCCGAGACCGGCATCGACCGCGACCGCGCCGCCGCCTACCTGGCCGGCCGCGAGGGCGAGGACGAGACGCTCGCCGCCCTCGCCGAAGCCCGCGCGATCGGCGTCACCGCCGTCCCCACCTTCGTCTTCGAGGGCAAGTGGGCCGTCCAGGGCGGCCAGGAGGCCGAGACCTTCCTCCAGGTGCTCCGCCAGGTCGAGGCCGAGACCGCCCAGCGGATCACCCCGCTCGCCCCGGCCGCCGACACCTGCGAGGACGGCAGCTGCGCGGTCTGA
- a CDS encoding universal stress protein — MTATLPVQHEAPPPGAAVLTGCDGSDAALWALDRAMTEAEAHHLPLYVLAVVNPSPTGYPPGMADLVQESVERLTESMADGLRRAVATVQSARTRPYAGRLALHVVLGNVVEVLLRAAEGRHTLVVGTRGNGGFGRLLLGSVSTAAVHHATCPVLVVPAPPAEGA, encoded by the coding sequence ATGACCGCCACCCTCCCCGTGCAGCACGAGGCGCCGCCGCCCGGCGCCGCGGTCCTCACCGGCTGCGACGGCTCCGACGCCGCGCTCTGGGCGCTCGACCGCGCCATGACCGAGGCCGAGGCGCACCACCTCCCGCTGTACGTCCTGGCCGTGGTCAACCCCTCGCCGACCGGCTACCCGCCCGGCATGGCCGACCTGGTCCAGGAGAGCGTCGAGCGGCTGACCGAGAGCATGGCGGACGGCCTGCGCCGGGCCGTCGCCACCGTCCAGTCCGCCCGCACCCGCCCGTACGCCGGCCGGCTCGCCCTGCACGTCGTCCTCGGCAACGTCGTCGAGGTGCTGCTGCGGGCCGCCGAGGGGCGGCACACCCTGGTCGTCGGGACCCGCGGGAACGGCGGCTTCGGCCGGCTGCTGCTCGGCTCGGTCAGCACCGCCGCCGTGCACCACGCCACCTGCCCGGTGCTGGTCGTCCCCGCACCGCCCGCCGAAGGGGCCTGA
- a CDS encoding asparagine synthase-related protein: protein MRWLTGWSGLTAADPTLAAVRPIAGTLLWGGPNPLWAVGDWRPDELRLAVLRPGGPATVRGGLDPHDPADSADRDTPATLRLAVAGRCGATDREIADGLAAARGGALRHLTHWPGSYTVVLRTGTRSTVLLPDLSGAQPGFHTPFAGGTAYATAALPLADLVGAPVDAAHLAARLATPETPETLGDRTPYRGVRRVPPGHALGIRGGRADRTPYDDQPAEPGGAEAPAVRELTRALLEAVRCRVRATGPADRPRLGVDLSYGTASATVALLAAAVPLPPGGPGAGAGPERPAARTGAVKGSWARRAEPPEPETVPAVTLGDHDGLALAVHAPRLRHLVVPPAAPYADLADPLAGPLTDEPGPVLADAARYAAAHRAGGADHLTGHGARQVLDGHPARLADLVRSGRSLDLLAPLAALAGADRATAGALTGTLHTPVTVLRAARRLARARYADALDDLALKLTLRQEPVPGRTMGRALAADLTWHRPGPAAHLLADEPLAALAQHLRTAARDGAPTEAPGARRARLALHRHAAHYRTLVHATEQHGQRLHAPFLDNQVVRAARLLPDDLRLQPGARHALLAAVLAGAGRTDLPADWGRAPGPDPHEPARRGLRAAAPALTDLFDRPLLAEAGLLDAPAARKTLAAATDPAQHVPPGTLAALADLVATELWLRRLAARRPGSSWTGLPAPRRTALET from the coding sequence ATGCGGTGGCTCACCGGCTGGAGCGGCCTGACCGCCGCCGACCCGACCCTCGCCGCGGTCCGCCCGATCGCCGGCACCCTGCTCTGGGGCGGCCCCAACCCGCTCTGGGCGGTCGGCGACTGGCGCCCCGACGAACTGCGCCTCGCCGTGCTCCGGCCCGGCGGCCCCGCCACCGTCCGCGGCGGCCTCGACCCGCACGACCCCGCCGACAGCGCCGACCGGGACACCCCCGCCACCCTGCGCCTCGCCGTCGCCGGCCGCTGCGGCGCCACCGACCGCGAGATCGCCGACGGCCTGGCCGCCGCCCGCGGCGGCGCGCTGCGCCACCTCACCCACTGGCCCGGCAGCTACACCGTCGTGCTGCGCACCGGCACCCGCTCCACCGTGCTGCTGCCCGACCTGTCCGGCGCCCAGCCCGGCTTCCACACCCCGTTCGCCGGCGGCACCGCCTACGCCACCGCCGCCCTCCCGCTCGCCGACCTGGTCGGCGCCCCCGTCGACGCCGCCCACCTGGCCGCCCGGCTCGCCACCCCCGAGACCCCCGAGACGCTCGGCGACCGCACCCCCTACCGGGGCGTGCGCCGCGTCCCGCCCGGGCACGCGCTCGGCATCCGCGGCGGGCGCGCCGACCGCACCCCGTACGACGACCAGCCCGCCGAGCCGGGCGGCGCCGAGGCCCCCGCCGTCCGCGAACTCACCCGCGCCCTGCTGGAGGCCGTCCGCTGCCGGGTCCGCGCCACCGGGCCCGCCGACCGGCCCCGGCTCGGCGTCGACCTCTCCTACGGCACCGCCTCCGCCACCGTCGCCCTGCTCGCCGCCGCCGTCCCGCTGCCGCCCGGCGGCCCCGGCGCGGGCGCCGGACCCGAACGGCCCGCCGCCCGCACCGGCGCCGTCAAGGGCTCCTGGGCCCGCCGCGCCGAACCGCCCGAACCCGAGACCGTCCCCGCCGTCACCCTCGGCGACCACGACGGACTCGCCCTCGCCGTCCACGCCCCCCGCCTGCGCCACCTGGTCGTCCCGCCCGCCGCCCCGTACGCCGACCTCGCCGACCCCCTGGCCGGGCCGCTCACCGACGAGCCCGGCCCGGTCCTGGCGGACGCCGCCCGGTACGCCGCCGCCCACCGGGCCGGCGGCGCCGACCACCTCACCGGCCACGGCGCCCGCCAGGTCCTCGACGGCCACCCCGCCCGGCTCGCCGACCTGGTCCGCTCCGGCCGCTCCCTCGACCTGCTCGCCCCGCTCGCCGCCCTGGCCGGCGCCGACCGCGCCACCGCCGGCGCCCTCACCGGCACCCTGCACACCCCCGTCACCGTGCTGCGCGCCGCCCGCCGACTGGCCCGCGCCCGCTACGCCGACGCCCTCGACGACCTGGCCCTGAAACTGACGCTCCGTCAGGAACCCGTGCCGGGGCGGACGATGGGACGCGCGCTGGCCGCCGACCTCACCTGGCACCGGCCCGGCCCGGCCGCCCACCTGCTCGCCGACGAACCGCTCGCCGCCCTCGCCCAGCACCTGCGCACCGCCGCCCGCGACGGCGCCCCCACCGAGGCCCCCGGCGCCCGTCGCGCCCGCCTCGCCCTGCACCGGCACGCCGCCCACTACCGCACCCTGGTGCACGCCACCGAACAGCACGGCCAGCGCCTGCACGCCCCCTTCCTGGACAACCAGGTGGTCCGCGCCGCCCGCCTGCTCCCCGACGACCTGCGCCTGCAGCCCGGCGCCCGGCACGCCCTGCTCGCCGCCGTGCTGGCCGGCGCCGGCCGCACCGACCTGCCCGCCGACTGGGGCCGCGCCCCCGGCCCCGACCCGCACGAACCGGCCCGCCGCGGCCTGCGCGCCGCCGCCCCCGCCCTCACCGACCTGTTCGACCGCCCGCTGCTCGCCGAAGCCGGACTGCTCGACGCCCCCGCCGCCCGCAAGACCCTCGCCGCCGCCACCGACCCCGCCCAGCACGTCCCGCCCGGCACCCTCGCCGCCCTCGCCGACCTGGTCGCCACCGAACTCTGGCTGCGCCGCCTGGCCGCCCGCCGCCCCGGCTCCTCCTGGACCGGCCTGCCCGCCCCCCGCCGCACCGCCCTGGAAACCTGA